A region of the Agrobacterium sp. RAC06 genome:
TGAGCCTTGTTCATGAGGTAACCGAAATCCACAGGCGCGTCCTGGCAGAGGGAGGCCCGGCCTTGCTCTTTGAGCGCCCGGTCCGGTCGGACGGTGCAGTGTCAGAGATACCGCTGCTTGCCAATCTGTTCGGCACGCGCGAGCGGATCGAACTTGGCTATGGCATCCCTGGCGGCAAGATTGGCGATCTCGCGGACCTTCTGGCCGAATTGCGCGAACCGAGGCCGCCTGCGTCGCTCCGGGATGCCCTGAAGAAGCTGCCTGTGCTTCGCTCCGCCATGGCGCTGGGATGCCGCAGGGTGTCTCACGCCGAATGCCAGGATATCGTGTTCGAAGGCGAGGGCGTTGATCTCAACCGACTGCCGATCCAGTGGTGCTGGCCCGGCGAACCGGCACCGCTGATCACCTGGGGGCTTGTCGTCACCGCATCGCCCTCCGACCCTAGGGATGTCAATGTCGGCGTCTACCGGCTGCAAGCGCTGGATCGCAGGCGACTGATCACGCGCTGGCTTGCCCATCGTGGTGCTGCAAAACACTTCCGGCAGTGGCAGGCCGTGGGGCGGCATATGCCCATTGCGGTCGTGATCGGCGCTGATCCTCAGACAATCCTCGCAGCCGTTATGCCGCTGCCAGAGACCATGAGCGAGCTGTCATTCGCCGGTGTGCTCAGAGGCAAGCGCGCCCATGTGGTGCGAGCGCTCACCCAGCCGCTTGATATTCCAGCCACTGCAGAAATCGTGCTGGAGGGGACCGTATCGATCGCGGAGACTGCGCTCGAGGGGCCTTATGGCGACCACACTGGCTACTACAATTCTGTCGAGCCGTTTCCCGTCATGAACATGAGTGCGATGACGATGCGGCAGAATCCGGTTTACCTCTCGACCTTCACCGGCCGCCCCCCGGATGAACCTTCTGTGCTCGGAGAGGCAATGAATGCTCTCTTCCTTCCCCTCGTGAAGCGCCAGTTTCCAGAGATTGTCGATCTCTATCTGCCTCCAGAAGCCTGTTCCTACCGGGCGATCGTCGTCTCGCTCGACAAGCGCTATCCGGGGCAAGCCCGCCGGATCATGCTCGGGCTTTGGTCGATGCTGCCGCAGTTCAGCTACACCAAGCTCATCATCGTGGTCGATGCCGATGTTGACGTCAGAAACTGGAGCGATGTCATCTGGGCGCTGTCCACGCGGTTCGACGCCTCCCGCGATCTCGTGGTGGTGGATAACACACCCATCGACTACCTCGATTTTGCCTCTCCCAAGCCTGGGCTCGGTGGAAAGCTCGGTCTCGATGCCACCAACAAGCTTGGCGCAGAAACCGATCGGGAATGGGGCCGCGTGCTGCAAATGACGCCGGAGGTCTCGGCGCGCGTCGATGCGATCTGGCGCGAACTTGGACTTGGATCCCTCAAGACAAGGGAAGGTGAGCCATGATGAAGCGTGTCATTCTCGGCATGTCCGGTGCTTCGGGGGCGGCGATCGGTCTTCAGGTCGGCCGGCTCCTGGCGGCCATGGATGATGTTGAACTGCATCTCGTCGTCACGTCAGCAGCGCGCCGGACAATCGCACATGAGGCGGGCAACGAGGCGCTGGGGCGGCTAATCGGGCTCGCCGCTCATTTCCATTCGGAAAGCGATATCGGTGCATCGATTGCCAGCGGATCGTTCCGCACGGCCGGTATGATCGTCGCCCCTTGTTCGATGCGGTCTCTTGCAGCGATCTCGACCGGGATCACAGACAATCTTCTCACTCGCGCCGCCGATGTGCAGCTCAAGGAGCGTCGCAGGCTGGTTCTGCTTACCCGCGAAACGCCGCTTCACCTCGGGCACCTGCGCAACATGGCGGCGGTGACCGAGATGGGGGCCGTGGTGATGCCGCCGGTCCCCTCATTCTACCGCAATCCAGCGAGCGTAGAGGATCTCGTCGCTCATATTGCGGCTCGTGCCGTGGATCTGCTCGGGTTGACGGACGCACCCTTGATACCGGAGTGGAGAGGGTGAGGGCGCTCATGGCTCCCTCCTATCCCTTTCGCGCTATCAACGGCATGTAAAAGACCACGTAACCCAAGAATGCCACGATCCAGGCGATCCCTGCGATCGGCAATAGCAGCATGGTGTGCTGCGGCCAAATTGCGACCGAAATCCTCAGCAGTGCCGAGAGGATGATTGGTGCATAGATGAGCCAGGTTGTCGAGTGCGGGGACGTCAAAGCCTGGCCCGTATGGCCTCTCGTGGCGCGGGTCATCACCGCCAACGTCACGACCCCGACCCCACCTGTCGTCCAGGCATGGATGCCTGCCGAGGCGAAGCCGGAGTGGTCCAACAGCATCGACAGGCCGGTCAGCAAAAAGCCTACGGGAATGAAGAGATAGCCGACATGCAGGATCGTCACGAGGGGCTCCCCAAGCGTGCGCTCGGGGCACCATCTTGCCTGTCGCACGAGATGAGCAAGGCTGGCGACAAGCATCAGCAGCCCCGTGGGAAACTGGAGGCTTTCAAGACCGCCGCCGACAGCGATCCACATCGCCAGTGAAAGGCTCCCAAGGATCATGACGGCGAGATCGAAACGGGCGAAATTCTGCGGCAACCGCCCTGGATTGTTCGCCTTCAGCCAGTTGCCGGTAAATGCCGGAATAATGCGCCCCGCAACCAGAGAGATGAGGATGAGGATCGCAGACAGAGCCAGACGGTCGGCCATTTCGACGCGACCGTAGCGATCGAGCTCATGATGGAAAAACATCTGAGCGGCGCTCAGGAGCGCGAGAACGGCGACGATCTTGTAGTTGCGTCGGTTCGAGGCAGCAACAAGTTCTTTCAGAACAAAGATGGCGAGCACTGGCAGGAAGGCCAGCGCAACGAGTGTCGCGCCGAGCATGCCCGTCCATTCAGAGAGACTGATGGCAAGCCGCCCGGCGATCCAGAGAAGAAACAGTGCCAGAAGCGGCATGCCCTTCAAACCGGGCCTGCCGGTCCAGTTCGGCACGGCGGTGAGAAGAAACCCTGCTATCACGGCCGGGACAAAGCCGAAGAGAAGCTCGTGCTGGTGCCAGGCAACCGGGGGCAAGAGGGTCGGAACATGCATGAAGCCGAGGAACCACGGGACCCAGATAGCGATTGAGACGGCGGCCAAAAGCGCGCTGCCCGGGAAGAACAGACGGAACCCGCCAGACAGAAGACGCTGCGGGATGGAGGGGCCGGGAATTGTGGTCATGTCAGCACCTTTCCTGATCCACCGTTGCCGGCGACCAGAGCAGAGGAATATAGGCCTTGGCCCAGAGGAGGAAGGAAAGCGAAAACAGCGCAGAGGAGAAACCGTAAGCGCTGAAGGGCAGGGTGAGCGACGGCGCGAACTCCGAGAGGATCCGCAAAAGAACCGACAGGACCAGAAGCAGGATCGCCATCCGGGTTGTCTTCGAAAAAAGCAGCGGTTGACCGGTATGCAGCAGGCCTGCAATCGAGAGAACCTGCAGGACGCCGAGACCCAAGCCCCCCATTAATGCCAGATGCAGTCCGCCCAGCCACGGCAGGTCCAGGCCAATCAGGGAAAGTCCGCAGACAAGAAGGCCGGTGCCAGCCAGCGCACTCGACAGCCAAAGACCGCCAAGTTCGAAGGAAAAGCCTTCGCGCCCCACAAACCCCTCGGCGACCCGATCAAGAAAGGCTGCACCGGCAGCCAACATCAAATAGCCGCGCACGGCGTCCGAGAGCGTGGCCGCCTCTGCCACGATCACCAGCATGGTCAACCCCGCTGAGAGATGGATCCGGCCCGGATGCGGTCTGTAGGGCGAGGTCTTTTCCGTCGGATCAAGGATCAGATTGGTCACTGGGACGGTGATGCGGGCAAGGGCGAGACCGAGCAGGCCGAGAAGCGCGAACCCGAGAATTCTGATCGCGCTTTCCGACAGATCGTAGAGTTCAAAGGCCATTGCGATCCGCAGCATGGCCGCAGCCGCAGCAAAGGCGGTGACGAACAAGACG
Encoded here:
- a CDS encoding UbiD family decarboxylase, which codes for MTQNAPPRRYDGLQAFMTELERQGRLLRVAQPVSLVHEVTEIHRRVLAEGGPALLFERPVRSDGAVSEIPLLANLFGTRERIELGYGIPGGKIGDLADLLAELREPRPPASLRDALKKLPVLRSAMALGCRRVSHAECQDIVFEGEGVDLNRLPIQWCWPGEPAPLITWGLVVTASPSDPRDVNVGVYRLQALDRRRLITRWLAHRGAAKHFRQWQAVGRHMPIAVVIGADPQTILAAVMPLPETMSELSFAGVLRGKRAHVVRALTQPLDIPATAEIVLEGTVSIAETALEGPYGDHTGYYNSVEPFPVMNMSAMTMRQNPVYLSTFTGRPPDEPSVLGEAMNALFLPLVKRQFPEIVDLYLPPEACSYRAIVVSLDKRYPGQARRIMLGLWSMLPQFSYTKLIIVVDADVDVRNWSDVIWALSTRFDASRDLVVVDNTPIDYLDFASPKPGLGGKLGLDATNKLGAETDREWGRVLQMTPEVSARVDAIWRELGLGSLKTREGEP
- a CDS encoding UbiX family flavin prenyltransferase, which codes for MMKRVILGMSGASGAAIGLQVGRLLAAMDDVELHLVVTSAARRTIAHEAGNEALGRLIGLAAHFHSESDIGASIASGSFRTAGMIVAPCSMRSLAAISTGITDNLLTRAADVQLKERRRLVLLTRETPLHLGHLRNMAAVTEMGAVVMPPVPSFYRNPASVEDLVAHIAARAVDLLGLTDAPLIPEWRG
- a CDS encoding NnrS family protein, with protein sequence MTTIPGPSIPQRLLSGGFRLFFPGSALLAAVSIAIWVPWFLGFMHVPTLLPPVAWHQHELLFGFVPAVIAGFLLTAVPNWTGRPGLKGMPLLALFLLWIAGRLAISLSEWTGMLGATLVALAFLPVLAIFVLKELVAASNRRNYKIVAVLALLSAAQMFFHHELDRYGRVEMADRLALSAILILISLVAGRIIPAFTGNWLKANNPGRLPQNFARFDLAVMILGSLSLAMWIAVGGGLESLQFPTGLLMLVASLAHLVRQARWCPERTLGEPLVTILHVGYLFIPVGFLLTGLSMLLDHSGFASAGIHAWTTGGVGVVTLAVMTRATRGHTGQALTSPHSTTWLIYAPIILSALLRISVAIWPQHTMLLLPIAGIAWIVAFLGYVVFYMPLIARKG
- a CDS encoding NnrS family protein; the encoded protein is MSVLPAIRMLPSADLARAMSAEGLRLMFPLAALHAALWPFLWVVVWSLDLPFASSSLPAHWHAQEMLVGSFGAALLGFLTSALPEWTDTRRISGRPLFLFAGLWAGARVLGLLAVESGWLIGLMFDQAWMLFLLAYALRLSWSKKSTDLLGFVLFVTAFAAAAAMLRIAMAFELYDLSESAIRILGFALLGLLGLALARITVPVTNLILDPTEKTSPYRPHPGRIHLSAGLTMLVIVAEAATLSDAVRGYLMLAAGAAFLDRVAEGFVGREGFSFELGGLWLSSALAGTGLLVCGLSLIGLDLPWLGGLHLALMGGLGLGVLQVLSIAGLLHTGQPLLFSKTTRMAILLLVLSVLLRILSEFAPSLTLPFSAYGFSSALFSLSFLLWAKAYIPLLWSPATVDQERC